The following proteins come from a genomic window of Anaerobutyricum hallii:
- a CDS encoding spore germination protein: MKIVYGRDQKIKGGLTGDFDKDYAFLEAVFERSGDIVKNPFCIADFCRAAAIYVDGMTDADMVEDFVIRPLLKQKWEEKISGRELLSYIENHVMETVDWKEDETFENILTDILSGNTLLLLEGCKKAIILSTKKYPSRGVGETQQEMVIRGPKDSFTENMRINTALIRRRIRDPRLKMEHTMTGERSKTDLAIIYMEDLVRPELLEKIREKVKNISFDGIFDGGMVEQLLEENAWSPFPQFQHTERPDKAASGLLEGRIVLAVDNSPGVLILPATYQMFFQAGDDYYTRFEVASFARVLRFAASLFAIGFPGLYVAIAAFHTEMLPASFLLSVAVARTGIVIPVALEVLLMEFQFELLKEAGIHLPGQLGGTIGIVGGLIVGQAAVEAGIVSTIVVIVVSFTAIASFIVPNESFGSVFRLLKFLFIFTGAIWGIYGFLLTFAALLFHLSQLESFGVPYMLPSVCGENLNYDEKKDDYVRYPFAYMLKRPVFTREGRRIRKKEGR, translated from the coding sequence GTGAAGATAGTATATGGCCGGGATCAGAAAATAAAAGGGGGTCTCACAGGGGATTTTGATAAAGATTATGCTTTTCTAGAAGCGGTGTTTGAACGAAGTGGTGATATCGTGAAGAATCCGTTTTGTATTGCGGATTTTTGCCGGGCGGCGGCAATTTATGTAGATGGCATGACGGATGCGGATATGGTAGAAGATTTTGTGATTCGTCCGCTTCTTAAACAGAAATGGGAAGAGAAAATAAGCGGGAGGGAGCTGCTTTCTTATATAGAAAATCATGTGATGGAAACGGTGGATTGGAAAGAAGACGAAACTTTTGAAAATATTTTGACAGATATTTTATCCGGTAATACCCTCCTTTTATTAGAAGGCTGCAAAAAAGCAATTATATTATCAACGAAAAAATATCCATCAAGAGGTGTCGGGGAAACGCAGCAGGAGATGGTAATTCGGGGACCGAAAGATAGTTTTACGGAGAATATGCGGATAAATACAGCGCTGATAAGAAGGAGGATTCGTGATCCACGCCTGAAGATGGAACATACGATGACAGGAGAACGTTCGAAAACAGACCTTGCGATTATATATATGGAAGATCTTGTCCGGCCGGAGCTTCTTGAAAAGATACGGGAAAAAGTGAAAAATATAAGCTTTGACGGTATTTTTGACGGGGGAATGGTGGAGCAGCTTCTTGAAGAAAATGCATGGAGTCCGTTTCCACAGTTCCAGCATACGGAGCGCCCGGATAAAGCAGCAAGTGGATTATTAGAAGGGCGGATCGTTCTTGCAGTGGACAATTCTCCGGGTGTTTTGATTCTGCCAGCAACATATCAGATGTTTTTTCAGGCGGGAGACGATTATTACACACGATTTGAAGTAGCATCTTTTGCCAGAGTACTGCGCTTTGCTGCATCACTGTTTGCCATAGGATTTCCAGGTCTTTATGTGGCGATTGCTGCTTTTCATACAGAAATGCTTCCGGCCTCTTTTTTATTATCGGTTGCTGTGGCACGCACAGGAATCGTGATTCCTGTTGCCTTAGAAGTCCTGCTGATGGAATTTCAATTTGAGCTGCTAAAAGAAGCCGGGATTCATCTGCCGGGGCAGCTTGGAGGAACGATTGGCATTGTCGGAGGACTCATTGTCGGGCAGGCGGCAGTCGAAGCGGGAATCGTAAGTACGATTGTCGTCATCGTTGTTTCCTTTACAGCAATTGCCTCCTTTATCGTGCCAAATGAATCGTTCGGGTCCGTTTTTCGTCTGCTGAAATTTCTTTTTATTTTCACAGGGGCAATCTGGGGAATCTATGGATTTTTGCTCACCTTTGCTGCATTACTCTTTCATTTATCACAGTTAGAATCCTTT
- the ispE gene encoding 4-(cytidine 5'-diphospho)-2-C-methyl-D-erythritol kinase — protein MTQPLQLKAYAKVNLGLDVLRRREDGYHEVRMIMQTVKLFDLITLQKNTCGQIRLSSNLPYLPLNEKNLVYRAINTIRTAYNIPDGVDATIEKHIPVAAGMAGGSTDAAAALVGMNQLFSLGITQEELIKHGLTLGADIPFCIMRGTALSEGIGEILTPLPSIPACWFLIVKPTFSMSTKFVYENLHLDEQMKHPDIDGMIQAINHNDLTGITYRMGNVLEQVTQKHYPAIIQIKENMRRLGALGALMSGSGSTVFGIFTSREAAGKAAEFFRKDPGIKQTAVVRPFSKDLPQSKPHKNHKHFTNSTKKYHSSTQREKYSGKRGRRNTHEGHKS, from the coding sequence ATGACTCAGCCCTTACAGTTGAAAGCATATGCAAAGGTGAATCTGGGACTGGACGTATTAAGAAGGCGGGAAGACGGTTACCACGAGGTTAGAATGATCATGCAGACAGTGAAACTTTTTGACCTCATTACTTTACAAAAGAATACATGCGGACAGATTCGGCTTTCCTCGAATCTGCCTTACCTCCCTCTCAATGAAAAGAATCTTGTCTACCGGGCGATTAACACGATTCGGACTGCGTATAATATTCCAGACGGTGTCGATGCCACAATCGAGAAACATATCCCTGTTGCAGCAGGAATGGCCGGCGGAAGTACAGACGCAGCCGCAGCGCTGGTAGGCATGAATCAGCTTTTTTCTTTGGGAATCACACAGGAGGAACTTATAAAGCATGGACTGACCCTCGGTGCTGACATCCCATTTTGCATTATGAGAGGAACCGCACTTTCTGAAGGAATCGGAGAGATTTTAACACCACTCCCTTCTATTCCGGCATGCTGGTTTTTAATCGTGAAGCCAACCTTTTCCATGTCTACAAAGTTTGTTTATGAGAATCTTCATCTCGATGAACAGATGAAACATCCAGACATTGATGGCATGATCCAGGCGATTAATCACAACGATCTTACCGGTATCACTTACCGCATGGGTAATGTATTGGAGCAGGTTACACAAAAACATTATCCGGCAATTATACAGATTAAAGAAAATATGAGACGGCTTGGCGCACTTGGTGCACTTATGAGTGGAAGCGGTTCCACTGTATTCGGTATCTTTACTTCAAGAGAAGCCGCCGGAAAGGCCGCTGAATTCTTCCGCAAAGATCCGGGAATTAAACAGACTGCCGTTGTCCGTCCATTCAGCAAGGACCTTCCACAGTCCAAGCCTCATAAAAACCATAAGCATTTTACAAATTCTACAAAGAAATATCATTCGTCAACACAGAGAGAAAAATATTCAGGAAAAAGGGGAAGGAGAAATACTCATGAAGGACACAAATCTTAA